The Montipora capricornis isolate CH-2021 chromosome 6, ASM3666992v2, whole genome shotgun sequence genome has a window encoding:
- the LOC138052538 gene encoding actin-binding protein WASF3-like gives MPLIKRSVDPTELSRGKLADGQKSELEAVSVNTLCGIMRQLSSISKHAEDVFGELCAETNNIFQRTNSLQERIQNLTQKVTQLDSNVEEISLQDINMRKAFKCTIVTDQQVLASSTLPSAMKERYEGCDKPPSLQEMNPYRDDKKDALKFYTDPMYFFELWCEEMKKETEKKKKRRRGGRVRAPTGEKKPVKAIKKKVYCAQGEEFKSSGSGTSPTTIKEDVTNTNENHVEHSKQPNGGIPDGGPPNHIIEPDVTPGKSGSPVAQRQSRRYTNQNVNRPNVPPPLPPMQSMRCDSVSSHGVPVLPMLSNPAVPAPPPPPPPPPLPGQGGALATKQADSSVGPQPTISPSSTSLTTSTSESSISVQSSDTPLPPKEQVDARSDLLSAIRRGMELRKVQVQEARKEPESNGFGDVASILSRRIAVEYSSSEDESETGSEWSDGEDE, from the exons ATGCCGCTCATAAAGCGGTCCGTAGACCCGACGGAACTAAGCCGTGGCAAGCTCGCTGACGGGCAAAAGAGTGAGCTCGAGGCCGTCTCCGTGAACACGCTATGCGGGATAATGCGGCAGCTAAGCAGCATTTCAAAGCATGCCGAGGACGTATTTGGAGAATTATGTGCAGAAACAAACAATATCTTCCAGAGGACAAATTCTCTTCAAGAAAGAATTCAGAATTTGACCCAGAAGGTGACCCAGTTAGATTCAAATGTCGAGGAGA tttcattgcAAGATATCAACATGCGAAAAGCATTCAAGTGTACCATAGTCACAGATCAGCAGGTTCTTGCAAGCAGTACTTTGCCGTCAGCAATGAAGGAAAGATATGAGGGATGTGACAAACCTCCTAGTCTCCAGGAGATGAATCCATACAGAGACGACAAAAAAGATGCCCTGAAGTTTTATACAGATCCTATGTATTTCTTTGAGCTTTGGTGTGAAGAGATGAAAAAAGagacagaaaagaaaaagaaacgacGG AGAGGTGGACGGGTGCGAGCACCAACAGGAGAGAAGAAGCCAGTCAAggcaataaagaaaaaggtttaTTGTGCACAAGGTGAGGAGTTTAAATCCTCAGGCAGTGGCACTTCTCCAACAACAATTAAGGAAGATGTAACTAATACAAATGAGAACCACGTTGAACACTCGAAACAACCAAATGGTGGCATCCCAGATGGTGGTCCTCCCAATCACATTATAGAACCTGATGTTACACCAGGCAAATCTGGTTCTCCTGTGGCACAAAGACAGTCTAGAAGGTATACCAATCAGAATGTTAATCGACCAAATGTACCACCACCACTCCCTCCCATGCAATCAATGAGATGTGATTCAGTTTCATCACATGGTGTTCCTGTGCTACCAATGCTGTCTAACCCTGCGGTACCTGCACCACCTCCCCCACCTCCCCCTCCTCCATTGCCTGGTCAGGGAGGGGCACTGGCCACAAAGCAAGCCGATTCTTCTGTGGGACCACAACCTACAATCTCACCATCCTCAACGTCACTTACAACCTCGACCTCGGAGTCTAGTATCAGTGTCCAAAGTAGTGACACGCCTCTGCCCCCTAAGGAGCAAGTTGATGCCAGAAGTGACTTGTTGTCTGCAATTAGACGTGGCATGGAACTAAGAAAAGTTCAGGTACAGGAGGCACGGAAAGAGCCTGAATCAAATGGCTTTGGAGATGTAGCAAGCATCTTGTCTCGTCGTATTGCAGTGGAGTATTCCTCAAGCGAAGATGAAAGTGAGACAGGCTCAGAGTGGTCTGATGGAGAAGACGAGTAa